The sequence below is a genomic window from Cobetia sp. cqz5-12.
CGGCCTCGGCGCTGATCAGCACCTCTTCTGCGTGGGGGAGAAAGGCGCGACCTTCTTCGCTCAGTGCCACATGACGCGTGGTGCGATGCAACAGGCGTACCCCCAGACTGTCCTCGAGCTTGCGCAGGTGAGAGCTGGCGACGGCGGGCGACAGTCCCAGGTCCTCTCCGGCCTGGCTGATGCTGTTCACGGCGGCGAGACGGACGAACAGCTTCAGGTGCTCAAGATTCATGCGGGTGTCCTCATTTGCGTCGACGCGCGTGGCTCACGAAGGCGAGAGGCACGCCAGCAACGGCTTGGCGTGACATTCGTGACTTTCAATAAGATCAATAAACTGATTGTAGTTTATCGCCGTTTATCATTCAGGCCCATGGCAATTATGCTGGCTCCACATCCACGCAGGAGACAGACTCATGAAAGCGATGCTCGTCAAATCATTCGGTGGTCCCGAGGTGTTCGAAGCGGCGGAAATCGCCAAGCCCCAAGCGGCGGCAGGTCAGGTGCTGGTGCGCATCGCCGCCACCAGCATCAATACCGTCGACACCATGATTCGCGAGATGGGCCCTGAGCTGCCGCTGTCTCCGGCACTGCCGGCGCTGTTGGGCATGGACTTCGCTGGTACCGTCGAAGCCGTGGGCGAGGGCGTCGAAGGCTACGCCATCGGGGATGAAGTCTATGGTTGTGCTGGTGGCCTGGCCGACCTGCCGGGCACGCTGGCCGAGTACATCGCCGCCGATGTTCGCCTGATCGCCCACAAGCCGAAGTCCCTGAGCATGGTGGAAGCCGCGGCGCTGCCGCTGGTCGGCATCACGGCCTATGAAGGCCTCAAACGCGCCAACATCGAGGCCGGTCAGAAGGTGCTGGTTCACGGTGGCGCGGGGGGTGTGGGTCACATCGCCATCCAGCTGGCCCGTCACTTCGGTGCCGACGTCGCCTCGACCGTCGGTCGTGATGAGCACGAGACGCTGGTCGAAGGCCTGGGTGCCAGTGCCATCAATTACCGCAATGAGCAGGTCGCCGACTATGTGGCCAAGCACACAGACGGCAAGGGCTTCGACATCGTGTTCGACTCTGTCGGCGGTGCTAACCTGCCGACCTCCTTCGAGGCTGCCGCGCTCAATGGCCATGTCTCGACGACCGTGTCCTTCATGGAAATCGACCTGACCACCGCGCACTTCAAGGGCCTGTCACTGCATGTCGTCTTCATGCTGATCCCGATGCTGCATGACTTCCGTCGTCAGGAGCATCACGAGATTCTGGCCGACATGGCGCGTATCGCCGATGCCGGCGCGCTCAAGCCGATCATCGATGATCAGGTCTTCCCGCTCGCGGAAGTGGGCCAGGCCCACGCCCGTCTGGGTAGCGGCCAGGCAACCGGCAAGGTCATCGTCGAGATCTGATTCCGTGACCGAAAGCCACATAGGCAGGATCATCCTGACACTGCGCTGGCACAGATGAACGACAGGGTGTGGCCATCCGGCACACCCTGTCGTTCGTGTCTCAAGCGTCGTGTGACATTTCAAGGAGAGAGCGCATGAAAACCATCCTTATCACCGGTTCTACCGATGGCATCGGCCTGGTCACGGCCAAGGCCCTGCTGGAGCGCGGCCATCGCGTGCTGATCCACGGACGCAGCGAGCAGAAGGTCAATGGTGTCGTCGCCGAACTTGCGGCGCTGGCAGGCACCGAGCGCGTTGCCGGTTTCGTGGCAGACCTGTCCGACCTGGCCGCCATCGATTCACTGGCAAGCGACGTGCTGGCGGCCAATGCCAGTCTGGATGTCCTGATCAACAATGCCGGTGTCTTCCAGGCTCCCAGCGTGGTGACGGCGGACGGTCTCGACCTGCGCTTCATGGTCAATACCCTTGCCCCCTATCTGCTCACCCAGAAACTGGCGCCGGCACTGCGTCCGGCCGGGCGGGTCGTCAATCTGTCCTCGGCGGCTCAATCCTCCGTGGACCTGAAGGCCCTGACCGGCGAGGTCGCGTTCAATGACCACTATGCGGCCTATGCCCAGAGCAAGCTCGCGATCACCATGTGGACGCGTACGCTTGCCCAGGACTGGGAAGGTCAGGGGCCTATCCTGATCGCGGTCAATCCGGGCTCTCTGCTGGCCAGCAAGATGGTCAAGGAAGGCTTCGGCGTGCCGGGCAAGGACCTGGGCATCGGTGCCGATATCCTGGTGCGTGCGGCACTGGATGAGGAATTCGCCGGCGCCAATGGTCAGTACTTCGACAACGACGCCCAGCGTTTCGCACCGCCGCACGCCGACGCACTCGATGATGCGTTGTGCCGTGAAGTGGTCGCGACGATGGAGAAGACGCTCGGCTCTCTGGCTGGCTGAAGTGCGCCAGGATTCGCTGTCACGCTGCAATATGACGCTCCGCTCATGCTGATCTCTCAGCGTGGTCGGGGCGTCGTCTTATGCAAGGGCATGCAACGGCTGGCGGATGGATGGCGCAGGCTAGCCTCAGAGGCGATCGATCGCGGCGCTGACCTGTCGGGCACCGGCCAGGATCTCGGCGATGACCGCCTGGGTCTGATCGACGCTCTGCTGGCCGGCTTCACTGTGGATGACGACGGTATTCATGCGCTCGCCCGCCTGGCGGATCAAGGCCGTGTTGTCGCGCAATACCTTGCTGATCTGCTCGGCGGATTGCGTGGTTGCCTGTGACAGACGTCGAACCTCGTGGGCCACCACCGCAAAGCCTCTGCCATGATCCCCCGCGCGGGCGGCTTCGACCGCCGCGTTCAAGGCCAGCAGGTTGGTCTGCTGCGCGATGTGGGAAATGCTTTCGGCCATCTGGTTGATGCTTCTCACATGATGATTGAGCGCCTCGATGACCTGCCGCGCCGTCGCGACTTCCATGCCTGCGCGAGTGACATCCTCCACGGCGGCCGCCAGTTGTGTCAGGCCGTCAGCGGCGATGGTCTCCGTCTGCTGGGCACTGGTGCGTGCGGCAGTGACGGCGTCTCGCGTTGCCTGATGCTGCTGCATCTCGGCCGTGATGTCACTGGCGAACTTGATGACGCGAACCACCTTGCCGTGGGCATCGAGCACCGGGTTGTAGGTCGCTTCCAGCCAGATCGGGCTGCCATTGGCTCTGATCCGTGCAAACCGTCCCTGTTTGAAGCTGTTGTTGGCCAGCTCGTACCAGAAATCGGGATTTTCCTCATAGAAGCTGTCAGCGCAGAAGTGACGATGATGCTGCCCGATGACGTCATGGGCCTGATAGCCCATTACCTTGAGGAAGTTGTCGTTGGCCTTGAGCACGGTGCCATCCGGCGCGAACTCGATCACCGCCATCGAGGTGTTGAGCGCGGTGAGAATGGCGTCCTGACTGCTGGCACTCTCGTGACGCTCACTGACATCGCGGGCAATCTTGATGATATAGCGCACTCGTCCGCGGCGAGTCATGACCGGCAGGTAGGTCGCCTCCAGCCACAAGGTCTCGCCTCTGGCATCTCGTCGCTCGAAGGTGCCACCGCGCGAGTGGCCGGCGGCCAGCTGTTGCCAGAAGTGTTGATAGTCAGGGGCTTGATGGACCTCGCTCGAGCAGAACATGCGGTGATGTTGCCCCACGACCTGATCACGGCGATAGCCCGTCGCCGCGAGAAAGGCGTCGCTTGCGCCAAGAATGCTGCCATCCGGGCGAAAGAAGATGCAGGCAGTATGGTCTTCCAGCGCACGGCGCAGGGCCTGGGCACGATCGAGCAGCATGGGAGAGTTCCTGGCAAGAGAGGGAGATCAATGAGCACATCGACTGCGGGTATCTTTGATGCGATTGTGCTGAAGTAATGTTTATTTACTGTTGAACCCTCTATCGACACTGCTGCGCCGATCTTTAGTATCAAATTCCTGATGCTGTGAGTGTCAGGGGTCTCATCATGACGCCCGCCCCGCACGATTGCTCGGGCGGGGCGGGGTGCGAGATGTGAAGTGAGCTGAAGATACGGGGAAATTCCTGCAAGTCGTGGAGGACTCCACGCTGCATGAAGTGGCGGCAAGTACTGATCTGAATATTGCCAAGGCCTGTGGCATGGGAAACTGTGGCTCCGGCCGTGTACGCGTTCTCAGCGGCGAAGTGGTGGCGGTATTAGCGAAGAAGAGATCGAAGAGGGCTATGTATTGAGTTGCTGTACGGCAGTCGTTGGCGATGTGCAGATTGAGTACTGATCGCGCTCTGGTGCTTCTCTATGACAGAGGGGACTTGCGCCATGCACTGGCGCAAGCCAAGGGGCGCATCATCGCCTTGGCTTCCCAGGCAGTTAGCATTGACCTAGGTGGTCACTTGGCTTGTTGCTCCAGCAAGGCTGCCGCATTGGGGCTGACTAGCACAATGGCGCTGGAGTGAGGCTCGAGGTGGTAAAAATACCAACGATGTGTTATAGGCCTTTTTTGACACCATGCTGGGCGGTTAATGGCTGAGTCGGTAAGCAGGGCGAGCGCGTAAAGTCACTTATCCCAATGCGTCGCTTCGCATAGCCAGTCGCAATCTCCGCTTCCCTCCTGTTCCTTACCTCATTGAAAGCGGCCATAATGAATGGCGAAGTCTCGCGAGTCGATGGTGGCTGCATGGCGATCTGATAGTCGGCTAAATCTTTAGCTAGTTAGTAATTGGTGTGAAAACGGTGGCGTCAATGACAATACTGTTCTTTTATGGAATAATGTCTACTATTGTTATAAATTCTATATTTTCAAAGTTGTAAAAATCGATAGAGAGGTAAAATATGTCAAGTAGTTGGTTTTATTTGCAAGCAGAGAAGAATAATGTTAATTCAAAATTTATTGATGAGCTACAAGAGTATGCTGGCTCTTCTCTTGAGCAAGTTTATGTTATCGATAAACCGCTTGGTGAATCAAAGTACGAATATGATTACAAAGATGCTTTGGTGGTTTTAATCCCTAAGAAAAAGATTTTATTTATTGACTTTGGAGATAATGAAGAATCTTTTGGCGAATTTGTCGAAGATTTTTTGGAGGATCTTGGGTATATATCAGATAAATATAACTATAAAAAAATACTGGGGAGGCCGAAAAAATGGCAAAAAGAAATTGTTGTAACTGAGCGAGGATATCCTGATGGTGTGGATATTGTTGATTTCTTGGAAAGAATTGAGATTAATAATTTAGATATAGAGCGGAAGTGCGAGCTTGTAGTATCATTGCTTACAGGTAGTATTAATGATGTCGATAGATTGGGTGAGGTGCCACCTGAATCTACACTAGATATTGTGAAACAGAAAATACAGCTTTTCGACGGTGATCAAACACGATTCATATATCAGACTCCGGCTGATAGAGTAACTACCATACAGGGGTTATCAGGTACAGGCAAGACTGAACTCCTACTGCATAAGCTCAAAGAAGTTTATACCTCTACAGACTCATCTCGAATAATGCTAACTTGCCATAATAGAATCCTCGCTAGTAACTTAAAAGAGCGTGTGCCGACTTTTTTTGACTTTATGAAGGTTGAGCATCAGATTCTTTGGAATAAAAGACTATGGTGTGTCCATGGCTGGGGATCTGGACGAGACAAAAACTCTGGTGCATACAGTTATATCTGTGATTTTTATAAAATCCCGTTTCATGTTTATTCGAAAAATTTTGATTTTGATGATGCTTGCAAGGCTGCAGTTTCTTTAATTAGAAATAAAATTGAAGAATATGGCACAGCTCTTGATTTTATACTGATTGACGAGAGTCAAGATTTTCCAGAGTCTTTCTTTGAGTTATGTGAGCTAATAACTAAAGAGAGTGTATATATAGCGGGCGATATATTTCAAAGTATTTTTGATACTAAAATTATATCTGAGGTGACACCAGATTTTCTTCTTAGTAAATGTTACAGGACGGACCCAAGAACACTCATGTTTGCCCATGGGTTGGGTATGGGGTTGTTCGAAGAGAAAAAGTTAAGATGGCTGGATGAAGAGGAATGGAAGGCATGTGGATATATATATGATGAATGTGAGGATGGTGATTCAGTTGTTCTAAGCAGAGCTCCGCTAAGGAGATTTGAAGATTTGGTTGATCGCAATGAAACTAGTGTAGAAATAGTAGATTATAGCAATCATTCAGATGTTATTGAAAATATTACCGGTGCAATTGAACAAATACGTATTGAGCACCCTACTGTAGAGCCTGGTGATATAGGTGTTATATTCATACATCCCTCTAGGATGATGTATAATCTTGCGGATAGGCTTCAGCTTGCAGTAGATGAAAAATTTGATTGGCCTACAAATAAAGCCTATGAA
It includes:
- a CDS encoding zinc-dependent alcohol dehydrogenase family protein codes for the protein MKAMLVKSFGGPEVFEAAEIAKPQAAAGQVLVRIAATSINTVDTMIREMGPELPLSPALPALLGMDFAGTVEAVGEGVEGYAIGDEVYGCAGGLADLPGTLAEYIAADVRLIAHKPKSLSMVEAAALPLVGITAYEGLKRANIEAGQKVLVHGGAGGVGHIAIQLARHFGADVASTVGRDEHETLVEGLGASAINYRNEQVADYVAKHTDGKGFDIVFDSVGGANLPTSFEAAALNGHVSTTVSFMEIDLTTAHFKGLSLHVVFMLIPMLHDFRRQEHHEILADMARIADAGALKPIIDDQVFPLAEVGQAHARLGSGQATGKVIVEI
- a CDS encoding SDR family NAD(P)-dependent oxidoreductase — encoded protein: MKTILITGSTDGIGLVTAKALLERGHRVLIHGRSEQKVNGVVAELAALAGTERVAGFVADLSDLAAIDSLASDVLAANASLDVLINNAGVFQAPSVVTADGLDLRFMVNTLAPYLLTQKLAPALRPAGRVVNLSSAAQSSVDLKALTGEVAFNDHYAAYAQSKLAITMWTRTLAQDWEGQGPILIAVNPGSLLASKMVKEGFGVPGKDLGIGADILVRAALDEEFAGANGQYFDNDAQRFAPPHADALDDALCREVVATMEKTLGSLAG
- a CDS encoding methyl-accepting chemotaxis protein, which codes for MLLDRAQALRRALEDHTACIFFRPDGSILGASDAFLAATGYRRDQVVGQHHRMFCSSEVHQAPDYQHFWQQLAAGHSRGGTFERRDARGETLWLEATYLPVMTRRGRVRYIIKIARDVSERHESASSQDAILTALNTSMAVIEFAPDGTVLKANDNFLKVMGYQAHDVIGQHHRHFCADSFYEENPDFWYELANNSFKQGRFARIRANGSPIWLEATYNPVLDAHGKVVRVIKFASDITAEMQQHQATRDAVTAARTSAQQTETIAADGLTQLAAAVEDVTRAGMEVATARQVIEALNHHVRSINQMAESISHIAQQTNLLALNAAVEAARAGDHGRGFAVVAHEVRRLSQATTQSAEQISKVLRDNTALIRQAGERMNTVVIHSEAGQQSVDQTQAVIAEILAGARQVSAAIDRL
- a CDS encoding DEAD/DEAH box helicase; this translates as MSSSWFYLQAEKNNVNSKFIDELQEYAGSSLEQVYVIDKPLGESKYEYDYKDALVVLIPKKKILFIDFGDNEESFGEFVEDFLEDLGYISDKYNYKKILGRPKKWQKEIVVTERGYPDGVDIVDFLERIEINNLDIERKCELVVSLLTGSINDVDRLGEVPPESTLDIVKQKIQLFDGDQTRFIYQTPADRVTTIQGLSGTGKTELLLHKLKEVYTSTDSSRIMLTCHNRILASNLKERVPTFFDFMKVEHQILWNKRLWCVHGWGSGRDKNSGAYSYICDFYKIPFHVYSKNFDFDDACKAAVSLIRNKIEEYGTALDFILIDESQDFPESFFELCELITKESVYIAGDIFQSIFDTKIISEVTPDFLLSKCYRTDPRTLMFAHGLGMGLFEEKKLRWLDEEEWKACGYIYDECEDGDSVVLSRAPLRRFEDLVDRNETSVEIVDYSNHSDVIENITGAIEQIRIEHPTVEPGDIGVIFIHPSRMMYNLADRLQLAVDEKFDWPTNKAYESKIHLRDELFVSNQNNVKGLEFPFVICVAGKITKGSNFRNALYMMLTRSFLKTYLVISEGENSEVLPRMHAALSEINETEKMIISKPREEDILKTTIDYQPDNMSLYDTIESICNEYSASGVQRKMAHEMVDIYRANHVITDFSTYEEIKGVIKSACLLGDR